In the Nocardioides panaciterrulae genome, GGCGGCGCAGCTCCTCACCGCCGGGGCGTGAGAACAGCGCGGAGATCAGCCGGCCCCACTTCAGCGTCACCACCTGCCAGCCGGCCGCGGCGAACATGCCCTGCAGCCGGGCGATCTGGATGTCGGGGACCACCCGGTCCAGCGACTGCCGGTTGAGGTCGACGACCCACAGCAGCTCCCCGAGGGAGGCGACCTGCGGGTCCGCGACGGCCTCCCAGATGGCGCCCTCGTCGAGCTCGGCGTCCCCGAGCAGGCTCACGAAGCGGCCGGCGGGCGGGGCGTCGGCGAACTGCGAGCGCACGTAGCGGTGCGAGATCGCCGCCCACAGCGCGGCGGTCGCCCCGATCCCGACCGACCCGGTGGAGAAGTCGACGGTGTCGGGGTCCTTGAGCCGGGAGGGGTAGGACTGCAGCCCGCCCTTGGCCCGCAGCGTGGGCAGGTAGGAGGCGTCGAGGTCGCCGAGCAGATGGTTGATCGCGTGCAGCACCGGGGAGGCGTGCGGCTTGACCGAGACCCGGTCCAGCGAGGTCAGCTCGTGGAACCACAGCGCGACCATGATGTCGACCATCGAGGCTGAGGAGGCCTGGTGGCCGCCGACCTTCACCCCGCTGGTGTTCGGCCGGCCGCGGTTGGCGGCGTCCACGATCGCGGCGGAGAGCCACAGCACCCGCTGGGAGATCTCCCGCAGGGTGTCGGCCTCGGCGGCGCTCAGCGCGTGGCCCGCGGGCGCGGCGGTGGGCGCGGGGGCGGTGGCGGCGGTGGTGTCGAGCTCGCTCATGGCTGCGTGGTCACGGTCCTTCCGGGTCCCGGGCCGCGACGGCGGTGGCGCGGCCCGGCGGCGATCCTCCCCCACCGTGGCGCCGGCCGCCACGCCGCCCCGCCCGGCCGGGATCACCCCCACGGGATCACCGCCCCGGGATCACCCCACGGGGACGAGGCGCCGGGTCCGCGGAGCACCGACGGTGGAGGGGACCCCGATCGAGGAGGTACGCCGTGGCGCACCGTCTGCTCGCCGTCCTGCTCGCCGCGACGCTCTTCGGCCTGGCGCTGGTGCTCGCCGCCTGCAGCTCCGACAACAACTCGACCACGTCGCCGTCCACCACCTCGTCCGCCGGCACCGCCTCGACCGCGCCCGGCGGGACCACCGCGGTGTGCGACTCGCTGGACGCGCTGCGCGCCGACGTCAAGGCGATGAGCAGCGCCGGCACGCTCGCGGAGTTCCAGGCCGGCTTCCAGGACGCCCAGAAGGACTTCGCCGACCTCAAGCCGGCGGCCAGCGCGGCCTACGGCCCGGACGTCGACGCCGTGCAGGCGGCGCTCAAGGACTTCGGCACCGCGCTCGACAACGCGGGGCAGGGCGGGGCCGGCAACACCCTGCAGCAGCTCGGGACCGCCGCCGTGCAGGTCGGCACCGCGGTGCAGCAGCTGGTCACCGACGTCCCGTGCGGCCCCAGCAGCTCCGGCTGACCGCCGACCCCCGGGGTCAGTGCTTGGGGATGTGGATGTCGTACGCCGCGACCTTGCGGTAGATCGTCGCCCGACCCATCCCCAGCTCCTCGGCGGCCTCCCGCATGGTGACGCCGGGACGGGTGAGCACCCGCACGATCTCGTCGCGCTCGAACGCCTCGATCCGGCTCAGCCGGCGCGGGCTCCCGGACAGCACCTCCGCGGGCAGGTGGCGCACATCGACGACGTCGGTGCGGGTCGCCGCGTCCCGGACCACCCGGTGGAGCTGGTCGACGTTGCCCGGCCAGGCGCAGCCGCGCAGCGCGGCCACCGCCGCGGCGGTGAAGTCCACGCCGCGACCGCGCAGCTTGCGGGCGGCGTGGTGGGCCAGCGGGAGCACGTCCTCGACCCGGTCGCGCAGCGGGGGGACCTGGACGACGGTCCCCACCAGCCCGGCCAGCGGCGCCGGGATGTCCTCGAAGCGCTCGGCGGTCATCGTGAACGGCACGCCGGGTCCCTCGGGCCGGTCGGCGCGGGCCTGCCACACCAGCTGCCGGAGCCGCTCGGCGGCCCATGTCGGCAGCGCGTCGACGTCACAGACCACCACCGCGGTGCTCGGCTTGCCGAGCTCGGGCGACCACAGCGCCAGCCACGGGTCGGTGTCCTGGGGCGCCGGGGTGCTGGCCGAGAGGATCCGGTCACGCGGACGGGCGTGCCGCTGGGCCTGGGCGAGCATGGTGGCCCGGCCGGCGCCGGGCTCGCCCACCGCCGCGACCACCCGCCCCGCGGCCAGCCCCGCCTCGGCCTGGGCGACCGCCTCGGTCCACGCGGCCGAGAGCTCCTGGACGGTGCCGCCGCCGGGCTCGGTCTCGACGCGGAACACCTCGCCCCGGGGCGCGGGCCGCGGACGCCGCCCCTGGGAGCGGGCCAGCATCAGCGCCGCGGTGTTGCCGGCCGCGGACTGGGCCAGCGCGAGCAGCAGGTCGCTGGAGGAGGTCGACCAGGTCGTCAGGTTGACGCTGCCCTCGAGCCGGCCGGTGAGCGGGTCCAGCACCGGCACCGCCGCGCAGGTGTAGCTGCACAGACTCAGCGAGTAGTGCTCCTCGGCCCGCACCACGGTCGGCACCCGGTCGGCCAGCGCCAGTCCCAGCCCGTTGGTGCCGACCGCGCGCTCGGCGTACCCGAACCCCGGCGCCAGGTGCACCGCGTCCAGCGCCCGCAGCAGCGCGTGATCGCCGCTGAGCCGGTTGAGCACCAGGCCGTCGGCGTCGGTGAGCATCAGCGAGATCGGCTCGTTGACCAGCGTCCGGTGCAGGTCGGTCAGCACCCGGCGGCCGCACTCGAAGAACAGCGACTCCTCGTCGTAGGTGCCGGTGAAGACGGGCGCGACGGCCTCCAGCGGTACGCCGTACTCCTGGCTGCGCTGCCACGAGGCGAGCAGCCGCCGGGACACGTGGCCGCCGTCGGCCTCGACGTCCGAACCGGGCAGCTCGGCCCGCAGCGCCGGGTGCAGGCGCGCGCGCTCGGGGACGTCACCGAGGTCCATGGCCACCTCCTCCGGAGCACGGACGCGCGAGTCCCGAGATGTGCTCGACGCTACCTCCCGGCCCGCCCCCGGGGCACCGGTCGGCCGTCTCAGATCGAGACGGTGCCTGTTTCAGATTGAGACGTTCGACCCGGTCGCGGGGGCCGGTCGTCGGCTTAGGTTCGCCGGAGGGAGTGACGCCGGTCACGCGGGAACGGAGACGCACATGTACACCAAGGACGACGAGAGCTACTTCATCGTCGACGCCCACATCGCCTTGTGGGACGCCCGTCCGGAGAACCAGCGGACGATCCACGGCAAGCAGTTCATCGACTGCTTCTACGACTACCACCGCAACCTCTCGCCCGAGTCGGAGGTGTGGAGCTACGAGGAGTACCTCTACCAGGGCGGCGAGCGGCTGATGAAGGACCTCTTCGAGGACGGCTACGTCGACCACGCGATCTTCCAGCCCGCCTACCTCGGCGAGTTCTACAACACCGGCTTCGGGCAGACCGAGGAGGCCTCCGCGCTGGCCCGGGCCCACCCGGACAAGCTCACCTACAACCACAACTTCGACCCCCGCAACGGCGAGGTCGGGCTCGAGCAGCTGCGCCGGGACGCCGAGCGGTTCGACCTCAAGGGCGTCAAGCTCTACACCGCCGAGTGGCACGGCGACTCGCGCGGCTGGAAGCTCGACGACCCCTGGGCCTACCGCTACTTCGAGGCCTGCCAGGAGCTGGGCATCAAGAACATCCACATCCACAAGGGCCCGACGATCCGGCCGCTGGACCGGGACTCCTTCGACGTCGCCGACGTCGACCACGTCGCGACCGACTTCACCGAGCTGAACTTCGTCGTCGAGCACGTCGGCCTGCCGCGGCTGGAGGACTTCTGCTGGATCGCCACCCAGGAGCCCAACGTGCACGGCGGGCTGGCGGTGGCGATGCCGTTCATCCACACCCGGCCGCGCTACTTCGCGCAGATCATCGGCGAGCTCCTCTACTGGATCGGCGAGGACCGGATCCAGTTCTCCTCCGACTACGCGCTGTGGACCCCGAAGTGGCTCATCGAGCGGTTCGTGGACTTCCAGATCCCCGAGGACATGACCGAGTACGCCCCGCTCACCCTCGCGCAGAAGAAGAAGATCCTCGGGCTCAACGCCGCGCGGATGTACGACCTCGACGTGCCGGCCGAGCTGCGGCTGCCCGAGGCCGAGCAGGATGCGGGCGAGCCCGACGTCGGGCCCCGCCAGCCCGAGGCCGCCGACCTGGCCAGGGCCTGAGATGGGTGCCGCGCCGGCCCCGGCGTACGACCCCGGCACCGCGCGCCGGGAGGAGGCGTACGCCGCGCTCGGGCAGGTGATGGACCCCGAGCTCGACGAGCCGATCACCGATCTCGGCTTCGTCCGGTCCCTGGAGCTGACCGGGGAGGCAGCCGGGGACCTCGAGGTGCACCTGCGGCTGCCGACGTCGTTCTGCTCGCCGAACTTCGCCTACCTGATGGCCTCCGACGCCAAGGACGTGCTGACCGCGCTGCCCTGGGCCCGGCGGGTGGTGGTGGAGCTCGACGACCACCACGACTCCGACCTCATCAACCGCGGCCTGGCCGCGGACGCCGGCTACCTGGGCACGTTCCGGCACGAGGCCGAGCACGACCTGGAGGAGCTGCGCATGACGTTCCGGCGCAAGGCGCACGCCGCGGCGATGGAGCGCTGCCTGACCGGCCTGCTGCGGCGCGACCCCGACCGGCCGGTGGAGTCCCTGGGCGGCGTGACGCTCGGCGAGCTGCCGCAGGACCGGTACGCCGGGGCGCTGCGGCGCCGCCGGTCCGCGCTGGGGCTGCCCGACTCCCCCGACGCGCCGGTGCTGGTCGACCACACCGGGCGCGGCTACCCGCCCGAGGAGGTGCCGCTGGCGCTGCGCCGGGCGCGCTCGACGCGGATCTCGATCGACGGCAACGCACACTTCTGCCGCGGGCTGCTGCGCACCCGCTACCCGGGGTCGGACGCCGACCAGGTGCCCCGGCCCGACGGCGCGGAGCAGGCCGACGACCCCACCTTCATCCCGCTCACCACCCTCGTCCCCGCGGCCGCGGGGACGACCCGACGCTAGGAGCACAGGTCATGACGAAGATGCGAGCCGTCCAGGTGGTCGGCTACCACCAGGACCTCCGGATGGCCGAGGTCGACGTCCCGGAGCCGACCGGGCCGTTCGACGTGGTCGTGCGGATCGGCGGCGCCGGCGTGTGCCGGACCGACCTGCACATCCTCGAGGGCCAGTGGGCCGAGAAGTCCGGGGTGGCGCTGCCGTACACGATCGGCCACGAGAACGCCGGCTGGGTGCACGCGGTCGGCTCGGCGGTCACCAACGTCGCCGAGGGCGACAAGGTGATCCTGCACCCGCTGATCACCTGCGGGCTGTGCCGCGCCTGCCGGTCCGGCGACGACGTGCACTGCGAGGCCAGCGCGTTCCCGGGCATCGACACCGACGGCGGCTACGCGGAGTACCTGCGCACCTCGGCCCGCAGCGTGGTGCGGATCGACGAGTCGCTGGAGCCGGCCGACGTGGCGGCGCTGGCCGACGCCGGGCTCACGGCCTACCACGCCGCGGCGAAGGCGGCCCGCCGGCTCACCCCGCGCGACCGGTGCGTGGTCATTGGCGCCGGCGGCCTCGGGCACATCGGGATCCAGGTGCTCAAGGCGCTCAGCCCCGCCGAGCTGATCGTGGTCGACCGGAACCCCGAGGCGGTCAAGCTGGCCGTCTCGATCGGCGCCGACCACGGCGTGGTCGCCGAGGGCCAGCACGTCGAGGAGGTGCTGGACCTGACCGGCGGGCACGGCGCGGAGGTGGTCGTGGACTTCGTCGGCGAGGGCGGCGCGACCGCGGAGGGCGTGCGGATGCTGCGCCGGGCCGGCGACTACCACGTGGTCGGCTACGGCGAGAACATCGACGTCCCGACGATCGACATCATCTCGACCGAGATCAACTTCATCGGCAACCTGGTCGGCTCCTACAACGACCTGTGCGACCTGATGGTGCTCGCGGCCCGCGGCGCGGTCACGCTGCACACGCAGAAGTACCGGCTCGAGGACTTCCAGACCGCGATCGACGACCTCGACGCCGGCCGGGTCCGCGGCCGGGCGATCCTCACCCCCTGACCGAACCCCTGGCCGAACCCTGGCCGGGTGAGCCCCGACACGCCGGTCCCGGGAATGGCGCCCCGGGCCGGCGGCGTTCGGCCCTGCACCGGCCTCTTCTGGCCCGGCACATCTTCCAGGAGAGGACACGATGGGCGCGCACACGCTGGTCACGGAGCGCAGGACCGACTACCGGGTGACGTTCGTGGTGCTCTGCCTCGGCGTCGCGTCGTTCTCGCTGCTGCAGTCGATGGTCAACCCGGTGCTGCCCACGATCGAGCAGGCCCTGGACACCGACCAGGAGACGGTCACCTGGGTGCTGACCGCCTACCTGCTCTCGGCGTCGGTGTTCACCCCCATCGTGGGCCGGGTCGGCGACAAGGTCGGCAAGGAGCGGATGCTGGTGGTCACGATGGCCGCGCTCACGATCGGCTCGCTGGTCGCCGCGCTCGCGCCCACCATCGGCGTGCTGATCGTGGCCCGGGCCGTGCAGGGCATCGGCGGCGGCGTGCTGCCGCTGACCTTCGGCATCATCCGTGACGAGTTCCCCCGGGAGAAGGTCTCCGGCGCGGTCGGTACGTCGGCGGCGCTGCTGGCCGTGGGCGGGGGTGTCGGCCTGGTGCTGGCCGGTCCCGTGGTCAACGCGCTGAGCTACCACTGGCTGTTCTGGCTGCCGATGGTGATGACGCTGGTCGCCGGCGTGGCCGCCGCGGTGTGGGTGCCGGAGTCGCCGGAGCGCACGCCGGGCCGGATCAACGTCGGCACCGCCCTGCTGCTCTCGGCGTGGCTGGTGGCGCTGCTGCTCGGCGTCAGCCAGGGCCACACCTGGGGCTGGACCTCGGGCCGGGTGCTCGGGCTGTTCGTGCTGGCCGCGGTGCTGCTGCCGGCGTGGGTGCTCGCCGAGGCCCGCAGCGACCACCCGCTGGTCGACATGACGATGATGCGGATCCCCACGGTCTGGACGGTGAACCTGGTCGCGCTGCTGTTCGGCATCGGGATGTACTCGATGTTCGCGTTCCTGCCCCAGTTCCTGCAGACCCCCGACGTCACCGGCTACGGGTTCGGCGTCTCGGTGACCGAGTCCGGCCTGCTGCTGCTGCCGCAGACCGCCGCGACCTTCGTCGCCGGGATCATCTCGGGCGCGCTGGCCCACCGGTTCGGCGCCAAGGCGGTGCTGGTGGCCGGCTCCGCGCTCACCGCGGTCGGCACCCTCGGGCTCACGCTCGCGCACGGCGCGCTCTGGCAGGTCGTCGCCGAGACCACGCTGCTCGGGCTGGCGTTCGGCCTCGCGTTCGCGGCGATGTCGAACCTGGTCGTCGACGCGGTGCCGCAGTCGCAGACCGGCGTCGCGAGCGGCATGAACGCCAACATCCGCACCGTCGGCGGCGCGATCGGCGGCGCGGTCCTGGCCAGCGTGATCACCGCGGGGATCCGGCCCGACGGCCTGCCGGTGGAGTCCGGCTACACCAACGCGTTCGGCGTGCTGGTCGCGACCTCGGCCCTGGCCGCGCTGGTGGCGGCGTTCGTGCCGGTGATCCGCGCCCGGACCCACGTGGTGCCCGGCCCGCAGGCCGCCTGGGAGGCCGAGCACCACCCGGAGGCGGCCGACACCGCCGCTCACTGAGCCGCCGGCGGCCCGGGCCGGCGCGCCCGGTCCCGACCCCGTCGCCCGCCGGCCCGCCTCAGGCCCGCTCGACCATCGTGAACGGCACGGTCATCACCGCCCGCCCGACCTGGAGGTGGTAGCGGGTCCGGCCACGCTTGACCAGCGTGCCCGCGACCCCGTCGTACTTCCGCCCGGGGCTCACGATCCGCACCCGGTCCCCGATCCGCAGCGGCACGCCCGGGAGCGCGCCCGCCCCCGCCGGCGAGGGCTCGCGCAGCCGCGCGAGCGCCTGGTCGTAGCTCGTCAGCATCGGCGCCGGCGTCCCGCGGAAGGTCCAGCTGAGCAGGTGGGCCAGGTCGAACCGGGGCGCGCAGTCGCGGCAGGAGGCCGGCCGTTGCGGGCGGCGATGGCGGGTGACCCGATGGCCGGCCGGGCAGGTGCCGACCCAGTCGCCCTCGAGCGCGGGGACGTCGGCGCTGACGCAGCGCTCCCCGGTGCAGCCGATCCGCCGGGCGACCGCACGCCAGGCCTGGTCGTGGCCGTGGCTCGGCCCGACCAGCGCGTGCGCGATCTCGTGCAGCAGCGTGTCGCGGACCTCCGCGACCGGGTGCAGCCGGGTCAGCGGCGCGCTCAGCCCGATCTGCCGCACCCCGGCCCGGCACACGCCGGCCCGGCGCTTGGCCCGGTCGAAGACCAGCGTCCAGTCGCCCAGCCCGTGCTCGTCGAGCAGCCGGCGCCCCATCGTCGCCGCCTCGGTCAGGTCCATCTCGCTCCTCGGGCCGCCTGCCGGCCCACCTCCACGACGGCCACCCCGGCCGTCGTGGGAACACCCTAGGAAAGCGCGCCGACGACCGGCGCCGGCGCCCACCGGCCGGTGGACCCCGCCGACGGGACGCCGACCTGTGGACGCCGGACGGGCCGGTGCGGCCGGGACTTGGCCGGGAGCAGGCCGACGCCAGCGACCCTCAGCCGTCGCGGTCGGCCAGGTAGGCCGCGACGACCTCCTGGGGGACCCGGCCCTTCGCCGAGACCGGCAGCCCCTGCTGTCGGGCCCACACGCGGACCTGCGCGGCGGTCGGCGGCGCGGGCGCCAGCGGCGCGCCTGCGGCCAGACGGGCGACCGCCTCGCTGCCCGCCCGTTCCTCCTCGGCGCCCACCGACGCCGCGGCCAGGAAGCGGTAGGTCCACTCCTGGGCCAGCTTGCGGGTCTCGCAGAACACGATCGGCACCATCGGCCACCGCACCTGGCACTCCCCCAGCATGTCGGCGACCAGCGCCGGGCGCACGTGCTCGAGCCGGAAGACCGCCGAGTAGCGGTCCTCGACCACGACCGCGGCCCGCGGCAGCGAGGCGAGCTCGGTGAGCTGGTACTTCAGCTTGCCGGTGGTCAGCGAGCTCACCAGGTCGGCGAGGCTCTTGCGCTCGACCGCGGCCAGCACGGTCCCGCCGCGCACGATCCCGTAGTCGCCGGCGGCCAGGCGGCCCCGGACCGTGGTCACCTGCTGATCGGGGAACCCGTAGGCGTAGCGCTCGTGGCTGTCGACCACGATCTCCAGGCCGGCCTGCCCGAACGCCCGCGCGGTCGGCAGGTCGACCGCCGGCCGCGCCTGCTTGGCGGTGCGGGCGGTCTGCCAGAAGATCGCCGGCCGGCCGCCGCGGACCCGCGCGAAGACCAGCTGCGACCGGTTCTCCCGCCCGCGGTCCAGCACCAGGTCGATCGCCGCGCCCCGGCGTACGCAGCTGCGCACCGGCACCCGCTCGACCACCTCGGCGTCCTCGGGCCAGGCGTCGACGCGGTGGCAGTAGATCTTGGCGGTGCGCGGCCAGGTGTCGCGCGCCTTGAGGATGATGCCGCCGGGGCCGAGCGGGATCCGCAGGAGGTAGGGCAGGGTCGAGTCGCCGTCCGGGTTCCGGGCGATCACGAAGTCCTCGGGCACCGGGCCAGTCTGGCAGCCGGGAACGGCTGTGGATCGAGGTTGCGGGAGACCGGCGTGTGCACGCCCTTTGGGCCGTGCGGCGGCCGCTGTGGAGAGCCCCGCGCGGAGCCCCGTCGGCCGGGTCATGATCGCGGTCCCGGACCCGCCACCGAACGCGGAGGACACGCCATGACCGCACCCGCCGTCCGCGGGCACGTCGAGCTGCACGAGGTGCTCGCCGACCTGATCTCCGACCACGGCCCCCAGGACCCGGCCACGCTGGCCGCCCGCGTCCGGCGGCGGCTGCGGGACGCCCGGGTCACGGCCGAGGGCGTCGAACTGGCCGCCGACGCGGCGGCCACGCTGGTGCGGCGGCCCGACGGGCGCGTGGACCACCTCGCGCACGTGCTGGACGGCATCGTGCTGACCCACCGGGTGCGCGGCGCGCTGGGCGGGCGCACCGACCTGTGGCTCGGCCGCGGCGCGCAACCGTTCCTCAGCCTCGCCCGCCTGCACCCCCTGCCGCTGGCGTCGGGCGGCGAGGCGCGGATCTCCGCCTCGGGGGCGCCGGTGCTCGTGGGTCCCGCCGGCTGGCTGCCCGCGGCCCGGCGCGGCGACCTGGTGGGCCTGCGCTGGCGCGACGGCCGGCTGTCGGTCTCGCTCGTCGACCCCGCGCACCTGGCCGGGCCGCGGGAGGAGCTGCACGTCCGCACCCTGATGGCCCAGCGGTTGGTCCAGCGGTTGGCCCAGCGGTTCGCTCGCGACTACGGGTCTGGCGAGGACGACCCGGAGCAGCTCGAGGCCCTGGTCGTGCGCTGCCTGGCCCGGGCCCGTCTCGAGGATCCCGGCCTCCTGTCGACGCCGCACGCGCCGCTCGACGAGATCCTGCACGACCCGGTCGCGGTCCGCCCGGCCGACCTCTGGCGCGAGCTGGCGGGGGCCCGGGAGGAGGCTGGGGTGGAGCTCTGCCTCGAGGGCATGCCCGCGGCGCTGCACGCCGAGCTCGACCGGCGGGCACGGCGTCATGGCATGGCCCTCGACCAGTTCGTCATCGCGCTGCTCGGCCACCTGGCCTGGCGCACCCCGTGCGCCGAGGACCCCGAGGGCTGGGAGGGCCGGCTGCCCGCGCGGCCGAGGCTCACCCTGCTGCGGGGCGGCTCGTCGGGTCCGGTGCCGGCGCGGCCGGACGCCGCCGAGCCGCCCGAGCCGCCCGAGGCCGGCTGAGCGGGCTGGGGCGGGCTGGGGCGGGCTGGGGCGGGCCGCTCGTGGGCGGGCCGGGCGCGGGGTTATCCACAGATATGGTTCCGGCCCCCCACCCGGGCCCGGCCGGCGGCATCGTGGGCGGCGTACTGGTGCCGAGGCGGACGCGGGGGTCGTGCAGATGGTGGTGCTGCAGATCGACGGCGGCGGCTACCGGACCGCCGCCACCGCCTTCGCCGAGGCCAACCAGCTCACCGCGCTGGCCGCCACCCGCCTGCGCGGAGTCCTGGCGTCCTGTGGAGGCATGGCCGGGGACGACACCACCTCGGCCGCCTTCGCCGCTGCCTACGACGCGGCCGCCGCCGAGGCCGTCGCCTCGCTGGCCGACCTGACCGACGCGTGCACGAGCCTGGGCCACCTCACCCGCGCCACCCTGGACAACCACACCCGCGCCAACAGCCGCGCGGTCGTCGGCGGCGCGATCGTGTACGCCGGGGGCGGGCTGCCGGACGCCGGGGAGGACTCCGGCTACGTGACGGTGCTGCCCTGGACGCCGACCACCTCCCGGGGCGCCACGCCGCCGAACCTGCCGAGCCAGGTCGGCTGGATCCTGGCCCATCTCGAGGGGTTCGTGTGGCCGGGCGCCGACGTGGGCCGGCTCCGCAGGGCGGCGTCGGCGTGGCGGGCCGCCGCCGATGCGCTCGCCGACGTCGAGGGGTGCTGCGACAGCGCGGTGCGCGGCTTCTGGCTCGAGCGCTCCCCGGAGGTCCCGCGAGCCGTGGAGGCTACGGGGGCGCTGCGGGCGCGGACCGGAGCGGTCGCCGCCTCGCTCGCCGCGCTCGGGTCCGCCTGCGACTCCTACGCCGACGCCGTGGAGGCCAAGCACGCCGAGATCCTCGACCTGGCGGGCTGGGTGCTGGAGCAGGTGGTCGAGGGCGTCGTGATCAGCGTGGCGATCGGCGCGCTCACCGGGGGCGCCGGCACCGCCGCCGGCCTGGCCGCGGTCGCCGCCCGGGTGGCCGCGGAGTCACCCCGGTTCGCGGCGCTGCTCGAGGCCCTCCGCGTGCTGGCCGAGGGCTGCGCCGCCACCGTCCGCGCCGCGCGGGACGCGCTCAGCTCCACGCGACTGAACCTGGTCCGGTTCAAGGACGCCGCCGTGGCCCGGTCGCTCGCCCAGGGCGAACGAGGTGAGCTGCGGCTGGCCTGGACGCAGGGGCGGATCCGAGGGTGGCTCAAGCTCCACGAGCGGCCCCCCGGCCACACGATCGCGAGGCATGTCGGCAAGACGGATGAAGAACTTATCCAGCGCACGCAGCAGACGTCCGGGCCCCGAGTCGCCTCCTCCTTCACCGACGAGGAGGCCGCTGAGGCGGCGATCGCACGGGCCCTGGACCGTGACCGTGCGGGGATCGAGGCATGGCTCGCCAGTGGCAGCGGGGCGCCACACGAGGTGGACGCCGTGACGGCAGGACTGATCGGAAGGTGCGCTCGTCCAGACGGACTCGTCACCGATGCCCACGGGCTGCGTGTCGTGCTCATCCGCGATGCGACGATGCCCGAGGGCTTTCACATCCTGACCGCGTACCCGACCCCATGAGCATCCCTGGAGGCAACGTGAAGAGACCGGCCGTCGACACCCTCATGAAGGCCTACTTCCACCAGGACTTCGACGAGGTCTACGGCGGCATGTGGGAGACGGTCGATGCCTTCGTCGATGACGACCCACGCAACGCAGCCCGCGTCCTTGCCGAGATCCCGGAGCTGCTGTCTCTCTACTCCACGGACGAGCAACTCGAGCACTACCTGGACTCGCTGGGCTGCATGTACCGCTTCGAGGATCACGACGGCGGCTCCCGCCAGTGGCTGCTGGAGGTCGCCGACCGAGTCCACGCCCGCCTCCCCGACCACCGCTGACCGGCGGCCCGGCCGGTCCGGTCAGCTCGGAAGATCTGCCGCACCAGATGCGGCAGATCTTCCGAGATGGTCCACCAGCCCACCGGCCATCACCCCGACCGAAACTGCCCCGACCCCCGCTGGCCTGCTGTCCAGATCCCAGAGGAGAGGGTGAGCCACGTGGTGACCCAAGGTCTCCTCCGGGATCCGGCCGGCCGGCGCCGGCCGGGCCGACCGGCCCCGCCGGCCGCCCCGGTCAACCGACCTCAGGTGTCCTTGGTCTGCACCACCCGCCCGCGCCCCAGCAGGCTGTGCCGGTAGCCGTAGGAGGCGTAGATGACGACCCCGATCACGAACCACACCGCGAACCGGATCCAGGTGGCCGGCTGCAGTTGGGTGATCAGCCAGACCGAGAACGCGATGCCGAGGAGCGGGGTGAACGGCATCAGCGGCGCCCGGAAGGTCCGCGGCAGGTCCGGCGAGCGGTAGCGGAGCACGATCACCG is a window encoding:
- a CDS encoding SprT-like domain-containing protein; amino-acid sequence: MDLTEAATMGRRLLDEHGLGDWTLVFDRAKRRAGVCRAGVRQIGLSAPLTRLHPVAEVRDTLLHEIAHALVGPSHGHDQAWRAVARRIGCTGERCVSADVPALEGDWVGTCPAGHRVTRHRRPQRPASCRDCAPRFDLAHLLSWTFRGTPAPMLTSYDQALARLREPSPAGAGALPGVPLRIGDRVRIVSPGRKYDGVAGTLVKRGRTRYHLQVGRAVMTVPFTMVERA
- a CDS encoding helix-turn-helix domain-containing protein; translated protein: MDLGDVPERARLHPALRAELPGSDVEADGGHVSRRLLASWQRSQEYGVPLEAVAPVFTGTYDEESLFFECGRRVLTDLHRTLVNEPISLMLTDADGLVLNRLSGDHALLRALDAVHLAPGFGYAERAVGTNGLGLALADRVPTVVRAEEHYSLSLCSYTCAAVPVLDPLTGRLEGSVNLTTWSTSSSDLLLALAQSAAGNTAALMLARSQGRRPRPAPRGEVFRVETEPGGGTVQELSAAWTEAVAQAEAGLAAGRVVAAVGEPGAGRATMLAQAQRHARPRDRILSASTPAPQDTDPWLALWSPELGKPSTAVVVCDVDALPTWAAERLRQLVWQARADRPEGPGVPFTMTAERFEDIPAPLAGLVGTVVQVPPLRDRVEDVLPLAHHAARKLRGRGVDFTAAAVAALRGCAWPGNVDQLHRVVRDAATRTDVVDVRHLPAEVLSGSPRRLSRIEAFERDEIVRVLTRPGVTMREAAEELGMGRATIYRKVAAYDIHIPKH
- a CDS encoding amidohydrolase family protein, whose amino-acid sequence is MYTKDDESYFIVDAHIALWDARPENQRTIHGKQFIDCFYDYHRNLSPESEVWSYEEYLYQGGERLMKDLFEDGYVDHAIFQPAYLGEFYNTGFGQTEEASALARAHPDKLTYNHNFDPRNGEVGLEQLRRDAERFDLKGVKLYTAEWHGDSRGWKLDDPWAYRYFEACQELGIKNIHIHKGPTIRPLDRDSFDVADVDHVATDFTELNFVVEHVGLPRLEDFCWIATQEPNVHGGLAVAMPFIHTRPRYFAQIIGELLYWIGEDRIQFSSDYALWTPKWLIERFVDFQIPEDMTEYAPLTLAQKKKILGLNAARMYDLDVPAELRLPEAEQDAGEPDVGPRQPEAADLARA
- a CDS encoding NAD(P)-dependent alcohol dehydrogenase, encoding MTKMRAVQVVGYHQDLRMAEVDVPEPTGPFDVVVRIGGAGVCRTDLHILEGQWAEKSGVALPYTIGHENAGWVHAVGSAVTNVAEGDKVILHPLITCGLCRACRSGDDVHCEASAFPGIDTDGGYAEYLRTSARSVVRIDESLEPADVAALADAGLTAYHAAAKAARRLTPRDRCVVIGAGGLGHIGIQVLKALSPAELIVVDRNPEAVKLAVSIGADHGVVAEGQHVEEVLDLTGGHGAEVVVDFVGEGGATAEGVRMLRRAGDYHVVGYGENIDVPTIDIISTEINFIGNLVGSYNDLCDLMVLAARGAVTLHTQKYRLEDFQTAIDDLDAGRVRGRAILTP
- a CDS encoding MFS transporter, with the protein product MGAHTLVTERRTDYRVTFVVLCLGVASFSLLQSMVNPVLPTIEQALDTDQETVTWVLTAYLLSASVFTPIVGRVGDKVGKERMLVVTMAALTIGSLVAALAPTIGVLIVARAVQGIGGGVLPLTFGIIRDEFPREKVSGAVGTSAALLAVGGGVGLVLAGPVVNALSYHWLFWLPMVMTLVAGVAAAVWVPESPERTPGRINVGTALLLSAWLVALLLGVSQGHTWGWTSGRVLGLFVLAAVLLPAWVLAEARSDHPLVDMTMMRIPTVWTVNLVALLFGIGMYSMFAFLPQFLQTPDVTGYGFGVSVTESGLLLLPQTAATFVAGIISGALAHRFGAKAVLVAGSALTAVGTLGLTLAHGALWQVVAETTLLGLAFGLAFAAMSNLVVDAVPQSQTGVASGMNANIRTVGGAIGGAVLASVITAGIRPDGLPVESGYTNAFGVLVATSALAALVAAFVPVIRARTHVVPGPQAAWEAEHHPEAADTAAH
- a CDS encoding iron-sulfur cluster assembly protein produces the protein MGAAPAPAYDPGTARREEAYAALGQVMDPELDEPITDLGFVRSLELTGEAAGDLEVHLRLPTSFCSPNFAYLMASDAKDVLTALPWARRVVVELDDHHDSDLINRGLAADAGYLGTFRHEAEHDLEELRMTFRRKAHAAAMERCLTGLLRRDPDRPVESLGGVTLGELPQDRYAGALRRRRSALGLPDSPDAPVLVDHTGRGYPPEEVPLALRRARSTRISIDGNAHFCRGLLRTRYPGSDADQVPRPDGAEQADDPTFIPLTTLVPAAAGTTRR